CAACGAGATCATCAAAGTACAGCAACAGCAGTTGAATATCGTCAGAGCACAGTTTCGCTTGGGCGGCACAGACGAAGCGCAGGTTTTACAGGCACTGGCATCATTGGAACAGACCAAAGCCACTTTGCCAGCTCTGGAGCAAAGTCTGATCGTGCAGAAAAACCTGATCAACACGCTGGCTGGCTTTTTCCCGACAGAGAAGATCGTGAAGGAGTTTGAGCTTTCTGATTTGGTGCTCCCCAGGAGCCTGCCGCTGAGCGTTCCATCAGAGCTTGTGGCACAACGCCCGGATATACGCTCCGCAGAGGCGCAGATGTGGGCAGCAAGCGCAAATATTGGCGTGGCACTGGCAAACCAGCTTCCAAGTTTTACAATCACAGGCAACGCTGGCAATCAGGCTGAGCAGCTGTTCCGAATATTCTCAACCGGGACGGGCGTTTGGGATATAAGCACGACGCTTTCCCAAAAGATCTTTGATGCCGGAGCGCTCAACAGCCAGCGCAAAGCAGCAATAGCAGCTTTTGAAGGCGCTGCCGCCAATTACCGTGAAGTGGTTGTCACCGCGTTTGGAGATGTCGCCAACGCCATCAGCGCTGTCCAAAAGGATGCTGATGCATTGAAAGCAAGTTTGGCAGCAGAACGCTCCGCCATGCGCAGCCTTAAACTCACTCAGCAGCAATACAAACTTGGGGCCGTTGACCTCACAACATTGCTGATTTCTGTCCAAACTTACCAGCAAGCCAAGATCAATCTCGTTCAGGCACAAGCAGCCCGCTTTACCGACACGGTCGCTCTGTTCTTTGCGATGGGCGGTGGGTGGTGGAATAGGCCTCTGTCTGCGCCAAACCGGGTAAAGGAGCCTCTGACAATCATATCCGCGGTGCCGCCTTTCAATCGAAAACAAATTCAGCCGGTGAACCAGCCATGAACAATGAGAAAAAACCACGGCAGAAGCGGAATATGGTGATCATGCTGGTGTGCGTCGGCACCGTCTTTGGCGGCCTCTATGCCTTCCAACAATACAAGTCACTGGTCGCTGGTAAGATCATTGCGCAAATGCAGGACAAGACCGAAGTCATTTCAACGTACACAGCCAGTAAGCAGCTATGGACGGATAGAATCACGGCCATAGGAACCCTTGTTGCCATCAAAGGCGCGGATCTGGAGCCGCAAGTTGCAGGCAATGTCATGCTCATTAATTTTTCATCTGGTGAGGACGTCAAACAAGGCACATTACTGATAAAGCAAGACACCACGCAGCAAGTCGCTCAGCTCATATCCCTGCAAGCGCAAGAAGTATTTGCGCGCCAGACATTGGACCGGGATCTGAAGCAGTACAAAGTCAACGCGGTCAGCAAACAGCAGATTGATTCAGATTGGTCTAACTTGAATAACCTGCAAGGGCAGGTACAGGACCAACTGGCGTTGATTGCCAAAATGAACATAAGAGCGCCCTTTAAGGGGCGGCTGGGCATCCGCCTTGTCAGCGTCGGGCAATATCTCGATGTGGGTACATCCTACGTTTCGCTCCAGCAGTTGGATGACCTCTTCGTTGATTTTTATGTCCCCCAGCGCTTTCTCGGTACAGTTCGGCCAGAGCAGGCTGTAGAGATCAGCGTTGATACCTTTCCCGGTGAAGTGGTCAAAGGCAAAGTTATCGCCATCAACTCGCAAGTGGATATCAACAACGGTAACGCCCTTGTCCGTGGCAGGTTCCTAAACCCCGACAAGAAGCTACTCCCCGGCATGTTTGCAGATGTCAGCATTGTTGTCTCTGCACCCAAGGAGCAAGTCACGCTCCCTCAAACTGCGATCTCCTACAACTCCTACGGCGTAACCGTTTATGTGCTGACGAAAACCGGCAAAAAGGACAAGGGCAAAGATGTTTATCTGACGGAAGAACGCTTTGTTGAAACAGGCACAAAGCGAGGGGACCAGATTGTGGTCATCAAAGGAGTTAAAGACAAAGAGCTGGTTGTTAGCGCAGGGCAAATCAAACTGCGCAATGGATCAGCTGTGACCATCGACAACTCCGTTCTGCCAACAAACGATCCTGATCCAAAACCGGTAGAAAAATAAGGGAGGCGCGAGATGCACAGTTTCACAGAGATCTTCGTTCGCCGTCCCGTTCTGGCCTCAACCATCAGCTTGATGATTTTAGCGCTGGGCTTGCGCGCAATTTTCCTGCTCCCGGTCCTCGAATACCCCAAAACCGAAAACGCAGTCATCACCGTCTCCACCACCTATTACGGGGCGAGTGCCGAAACCATTGCGGGCTTCATCACCACGCCGTTGGAGGAGGCAATCGCGCAGGCTGAGGGCATTGATTATATGACCTCCACCAGCGCCAGCACGGTCAGTACCATCATCGTCAACTTGGTGCTCAACTATGATGCCGACAAAGCCCTCACGGAGATTTCCTCTCAGATCAGCTCGGTCATAGATCAGCTTCCGCAACAAACGCAAAACCCGGTTTTGACGATTGAAATCGGGGAAACCATTGACGCCATGTACATCGGCTTTACGGCAGATGTTATCGATCCCAACCAGCTCACCGATTATATCATTCGTGTTGTCCAGCCTCAGGTGCAGGCCATTGCTGGGGTTCAAACAGCAGAGCTTATCGGAGAGAAGCGCTATGCCATCCGGGCGTGGTTAGACCCGGGCAAACTTGCTGCCTATGGCCTGACAGGTACTGATGTTGCAAATGCACTGTCGGCCAATGATTTCATCTCCGGTGTTGGTAACTCAAAAGGCCAGATGGTGCAGGTGGAACTGACCGCCAACACCAACCTGACGGATGTTGAGCAGTTCCGTCAGCTTGTGGTGAAACAGACAGACGGTGCCATTGTACGCATGCGTGATATCGGTTCTGTTGTGCTTGGATCAGAAGATTATGACAACGCCGTTCTCTTCAGTGGAAAGCAAGCCATATATATTGGCGTAAA
The window above is part of the Pseudovibrio sp. Tun.PSC04-5.I4 genome. Proteins encoded here:
- a CDS encoding efflux transporter outer membrane subunit, encoding MLFATLSACMVGPDFKRPELSPAAKFTRNNPGATASASTQGGASQTFYTNRDVPGEWWELFRSKPLNRIVSLAVVNSPTLAQSEAALIQAQETAYAAGAALYPTVTGSAGFNRQKFASGGGAQGQIISVISPIFSVHSASLALSYTLDIWGGVRRNIESQVANVQYAQFQVEAAHLALTSNLLNAVIMEASIKGQIRATNEIIKVQQQQLNIVRAQFRLGGTDEAQVLQALASLEQTKATLPALEQSLIVQKNLINTLAGFFPTEKIVKEFELSDLVLPRSLPLSVPSELVAQRPDIRSAEAQMWAASANIGVALANQLPSFTITGNAGNQAEQLFRIFSTGTGVWDISTTLSQKIFDAGALNSQRKAAIAAFEGAAANYREVVVTAFGDVANAISAVQKDADALKASLAAERSAMRSLKLTQQQYKLGAVDLTTLLISVQTYQQAKINLVQAQAARFTDTVALFFAMGGGWWNRPLSAPNRVKEPLTIISAVPPFNRKQIQPVNQP
- a CDS encoding efflux RND transporter periplasmic adaptor subunit; translation: MNNEKKPRQKRNMVIMLVCVGTVFGGLYAFQQYKSLVAGKIIAQMQDKTEVISTYTASKQLWTDRITAIGTLVAIKGADLEPQVAGNVMLINFSSGEDVKQGTLLIKQDTTQQVAQLISLQAQEVFARQTLDRDLKQYKVNAVSKQQIDSDWSNLNNLQGQVQDQLALIAKMNIRAPFKGRLGIRLVSVGQYLDVGTSYVSLQQLDDLFVDFYVPQRFLGTVRPEQAVEISVDTFPGEVVKGKVIAINSQVDINNGNALVRGRFLNPDKKLLPGMFADVSIVVSAPKEQVTLPQTAISYNSYGVTVYVLTKTGKKDKGKDVYLTEERFVETGTKRGDQIVVIKGVKDKELVVSAGQIKLRNGSAVTIDNSVLPTNDPDPKPVEK